CCAGTCAAACTTTGAGTtaagcaaagtcatgtgaccatccagtgtgctagaatgttctaagaatgttccctttggattctttggggggctgaactttaggaaactaaaatgtgaatggacttgacattcattcttgtttacttgttagtttggacacatatttgtcttcttcttcctctttcggcttctcccatcaagggtcgccacagcgaacaagtcacatggtaaacttggcaatgttttacgccggatgcccttcctgacgcaaccttctcaaaccgggcttggaaccggcacagaggtagagaagggaacagggagcagcccggagtcgaaccctggtttcacggacggaaggcgccgcaaaccagcacgagctaaaccagctccctTTGGACACATATTTGTACACCCCTATAATATACCTGTGTAGGCAAAAAGGCATAAAAGGCGCACAAAATGGAAGACAAGCTCCAACTAACCATTGGTTGGTGTGTTTTTCCATCCTTAAAGAAGAGCCTTGAGCTGAGGCCTGAAAAGTGTTTTAGTACAGAGACAATAGAGGTGGACTTAAAGCAGGTGTGAACAAAAGCTTGGGCTGGAAACAGGTTGAATAAATCTTCTAGAAAACCTGCCACACCCATCAAATGCTCTGAGGACACGCCCTAGGCCGCCGTCAGGCCCTGCAACATTCCTAGTGTTTGTTGTTCTTAGTACTGCTCTGACTTCATTTGTACAGAATGAGTGGTTCAAGTTCACTAAGCTCGGTTTTGGCAGCTGCATGGCTTCAAGGTTCCCTTTCACGACAAGCATAGAGGTTTGCTCATTGAAAAAGGAAAGGTCAGTAGTGGGGGGTGAAGGGTTGATAGACCCGTACCTGCTAAAGACCTGAATGTTCTGCCCCGTCAATCCTCAGGTTGTAGCAAAACATGGCTGCCTTCATGCCCCACCTTAGATTAGCCCAGCTGCACTACAGGCCTGTGCATCTCCAGGTCCAAAATAAAACTCCCTTCAGTATCAGGAAAAACCCCAGAAATAATCTAAGTTAGcgcatgtgttttttttcttcctgctgtCCAGTACCAAGTGACCCACAGACCGGTACCAGTACAGTACTTTCACTGCTTTAAagtataaaacacaacaaacacatattgtttctttctgcagtttctttaaatgttcatgATTGTGTTCTTCAGTGACTCCTGGTTGTTTGTTGTGGTGTTTGCAGGTAGTGAAGGTCCTGGAGTCCCGGTGAGCTCAGTTCCAGCCTCTGAGATTCCCTACAGTCTGTCCTTTTCTGCACGAGTGTCCTCTCCTCGTCCAGTTTCCAAAGTAGAGTCCAGCTGTTCTCTGGAGCCTCTTCAGTACCTGAACACTGATCACACAGAGGCTGCTGTAAGTAAACAGCTGTGAGAAGTAGTTGTTGCTGAAAAGAAGATACAAAGGTTTCTTCATCTTTGTGTTGTTGGTGTGCAGGTGAAGCTGGCTGCAGGACACAAGTTTGACAGAGATGTAGAGCTGCTGATTTATTACAAAGATGCTCACCAGCCCTCTGCTGTGGTGGAGGCAGGACAGGACTCTGCTAAGCCTGGTGagagaaaacttgtttttttgtttacatatgGAATTAGTACAAACTAGAATCAACCAATGTAAATCTTTGTACAGAATTATAAGTATTTTGTggttcctgttgtgtttcaggcaCTCTGATGGGTGATCCTGTGGTGATGGTTAGTCTGTACCCAGAGTTCCCAGAGTCTGTGATGTCCAAACGCGCCTCATGTGGAGAGTTTGTGTTCTTGGTGGATCGATCTGGAAGCATGCAGTGTCCGACCAATAACTGGAACCAGCAAGAGACTCGCATCAGCAGTGCAAGGGTATTCATCCAGTGTCCAGTCAGTCATGAAAACCTTTCTATCTGTGTGAGATCATGGTCTTCATCAGCTTCTATTCTCTCTCAGGAtactctgctgctcctcttgaAGAGTTTACCAATGGGCTGCTACTTTAATATCTATGGTTTTGGATCCAGATATGATCACATTTTCCCGTCAGTGATTGAGTTCAATAATATTATTTATGTCTTAGTAATATGTTTATGTGGATTTCTGTTAAAAATGTGGCTTGCTTTAAATTTACGTTAAAATTGTGTGTAGTCTTGGTAAATGATGTGTCATGGTGCAGTCTTCCCTTTGACCTTTGTGTGTTTCTGATGGCAGGAAGAGTGTGGAATACAGTGAGAAGAGCATGGAGGAGGCTCTGAAGAAAGTTGAGGTGATGCAGGCCGATCTGGGAGGAACAGAGATTCTTCAGCCCCTCCAACACATTTACAGTCAGCCCTGCATCTCCAACCAGCCTAGACAGGTATTTCATATTTCTCTGTGGTAATATACTGTATGTCTAAAGTTCATGCTGAGTGTCAACAAAATCATTCAtttcttcagaaatgttttGGCAATTTCTATTCCCCTGGAAATGTAACTCACCTTctcatttacattttgaaatCTCTGTACATGTTTATTTGTCATAAAACTCATAATACAAGTTGTAAACTTGTTTCACAGtaacaggtttttttgtgtgcttttgtgtgACTTCTGTCTGTCTTTCCTCTAAGTTGTTTGTCTTCACTGATGGAGAGGTGGGGAACACAAAGGAAGTTCTAGATCTAGTTAGGAAGAATGCAGGTTCCCACAGGTGAAAGCACTAAAACACAGATTCACTGCATGtgtcctgtgtttgtgtgttgtgtgtttaaCACCAGTGTGTTGTTTGCAGGTGTTTCTCTTTTGGGATTGGAGAAGGAGCCAGCTCTGCTCTCATCAATGGGTTGGCTCAGGAGGGCAGAGGTCACGCTCAGTTCATCACAGGAAGTGACAGGATGCaggcaaaagtaaaataacaaacaacTAACTTCAATAATACGCCTTTATTgagcaaaataaacatttatatgTTATTCACTGTTTCCTAACCATCAGGTGATGCAGTCACTGAAATTTGCACTACAGCCTGTTGTCAAAGACATCTCTGTCACATGGGATTTACCAAAGGGAGTGTCTGCCACTGTCCTCTCTCCACCAATCACAACAATTTTCCAGGGTCAGAGGTCACTGGTTTATGCCCAACTCTCTGGAAAGGTACTGGTGAGATCTCCTTCAGGTTTTGTGTagaagttgtgtgtttgtgcatgcacTGGTCTCTaaactgtattttgttttgtcagaGTTCCCAAACAGACTGCAGTGTGACGGTGAATTACACTCTGGGAGATCATCCCTATGAGAGCAAACAACAGTTTAATCTGAATCCTGCAAAGGACACTGGGTAATACACATTcctatttattgtgttttttctgactTCAATGATATAAAACATTAATCCTACTGTACTGTCCCCTCTGAAACATGACGTAGCTTTCAGCTATACAGCTAGCTGAACTTTGTACCATAAAACAAGACGATCCTCTTTGAAgtttctttaattattattcttgTAATCTGGGTTACAAAGTGAAActgtaaaaatacagaaataaaaacagtcattagtctttttaaaaaacaacatcaaacaAATGAATCAAGCATTTTAGCTGTCAATGTGCCAAACTGCACACGTCTAACAGCTTTACACTTATCTTTAAACTTGTATGTCTGTTTCAGATCACTGTGTTATGTTAGCTGCATTAGCTAAACACTGGAATGACATCAACCAGACCACACGTTACTTTAACGTCAGTGGTTTATTCTGTGTTCCCTTAATTTCCGTGCGACCGGATACATCACAACAAACAATAGTTCCACTTTGCTTTATCCAGCACCTCCCCTTTCTAGTTAGAACACTTCATCTTTAGTAACATTAACAATTCCATTCCAGAACATAAAAGATGCCCCCCCCATCTAGGATATAAAGTGACCATAGCTTAttcaacttatttttctttctttttttttgttaagcaaACACAAATGTCCTCACAccattcatcttttattttaactacACCGACTCTCACAGATCCAACCGCTTGGACAGACGGGACACTCGTCCTGAAGATGTCACATGAGCTGGTTTAGCAATGTCCTGTGTGTTATTACTAGGTATGCTAGTCTGCATTTTCTCCCACCCCAGACTGCTGTGTGGAAACAGCTGGCTCTGATTGTGCACCTAATTTGACCTTCATCAGTATCAATAATGTACGACCTAGGTGTAGTTGCATGTTGTACAACtgtcccttcttttttttctttcggcAGTCATATAGTTTGACCTGTTTGGAGAACTGTCAAGGGTCGGGCCTGGTGACTCTGATTGTACTGTCGTTGCTGGTTTGCTTTGTACTGCCTCTGTTTGGTTTTGAATTGTTTCATAATTGGCCATCATGGCAGAAGAGTTGCAGGCTGCTGTGGCAATGTTGTCTTCAGCTGTCTGCTCATCAGCAGCTGTGCAGGGGAGTAGCCACACTCGAGTGGTGTAGCTCAATAAGAGAGAAGGGCTTTTGTCTTCTCATCTCCACCTTTCCACAGTCCTTGTTGTATCTGTCCTCTCAGCAACAACTGACCAGCCAGATTGAGATCGTCCTTTTCCAAACAATAAACACTCAGCTCCCGCGGCAGCATGTGCCTTTTGGGGCCAGCCTGTTTTACAATACTCTATAACTTTCCCACAAACAGGGTTggagtgttgtttttgttgaatttctATTAGTCTGGGTTCCGTAGCAGGAATGCTTTGAACAGCGGAGTCCACAAAGACTTTGACCTCTGCATCATTGTTCAATTCCtcttgtgtgaatgtgtgctttACCGTTGCTCTTGACAGTGTATCTGCAGTTATTAAGCACTTCCCCTGAACATGCACGATGTCAAACATGAACTACATGAGtatcttattttttaaactcaaatgttttaaacatacctgttggctccataaaagttcacatgtcaacatgtacacaatataaataatgttcacacacgcatacctatgccttcaaaccaactgtCGTAatatatttcattcaatcacgcaaactatttgtgcaaaggtagTCAGTGAGCTCCTCAGTGGCAAGGCCCCgggagtggatgaagtccgccctgagtacctcaagtctctggatgctgtaggagtgtcttggctgacacgtctctgtgGCGTCGCGTGGCagtcgggaactgtaccactggactggcagacaggggtggtggttcccctctttaagaagggggaccggagggtgtgctccaactacaggggaattacactcctcagcctccctgggaaagtctatgccagggtactggagaggagagtcgaacctcggattcaggaacaacagtgcggtttccgtcctggtcgtggaacagtggaccagctctacaccctatctagggtacTGGAGGGATTGTGAGAGTTCGCTTACCCAGTCcgtatgtgttttgtggatttggagaaggcgttcgaccgcgtcccccgtggtgtcctgtggggggtgctctgggagtatggggtccggggagccttactgagggctgtccggtcccTGTATGACCGGAGAAGGAGCTTGGTGcccatagccggc
The Oryzias latipes chromosome 13, ASM223467v1 DNA segment above includes these coding regions:
- the LOC101161821 gene encoding von Willebrand factor A domain-containing protein 5A isoform X6, encoding MNRCGLLTAQKNPVPLKSVEVELQVKDHVATVISTLNYQNKEDKPIEALFVFPLPGDAAVCHFSADIGQTHIVAELKEKQQAREEYDDALSSGQQAFLLEESEQSPDIFSLSVGSLPPGESASIMLQYVIELAVEADGALRFCLPAVLNPRYQPQGSEGPGVPVSSVPASEIPYSLSFSARVSSPRPVSKVESSCSLEPLQYLNTDHTEAAVKLAAGHKFDRDVELLIYYKDAHQPSAVVEAGQDSAKPGTLMGDPVVMVSLYPEFPESVMSKRASCGEFVFLVDRSGSMQCPTNNWNQQETRISSARDTLLLLLKSLPMGCYFNIYGFGSRYDHIFPKSVEYSEKSMEEALKKVEVMQADLGGTEILQPLQHIYSQPCISNQPRQLFVFTDGEVGNTKEVLDLVRKNAGSHRCFSFGIGEGASSALINGLAQEGRGHAQFITGSDRMQAKVMQSLKFALQPVVKDISVTWDLPKGVSATVLSPPITTIFQGQRSLVYAQLSGKSSQTDCSVTVNYTLGDHPYESKQQFNLNPAKDTGLTVHRLAARILIRSLESEERENRGKSNEDMKRKVVELSVQSGVSSHHTAFIAVNKDNGDAVQGPLVRRNVPTPGPPMMAMCSAPVRRPMRVMCSAPVDLMMDKRCDFGAAVPEQPRRDPLLQLVSLQKASGCWLLDAALASVLGKTSEEVEKSKPAEVSSEVWATILALIWLHGFKMDAKDEWELLAVKAASWVQAQNAPCVKECVDAANALLGYKVQKDALGL